CATTGGCTTTTCGTAACCGCACTCGCGCAGGTTGAGTTCGAGTGCACTCATGGCGTGATACATCGTCGAATGCAGATACGCATCCACAATCGCCGACGTGGAGCGGACGTATTCGCCCTTCCGGCCGCTCACCTGGTGGGCGAGAATGACCGGAATCGATCCCAGCATGTGCCCGGGAAAATCCTCGCGAACAATCTCGCGGAGGCGAATCTCGTGTTCCGGATTGGTCACCGAGTTTGTGAGCGATATAACAATCGCCTCGACGCCCTCGTCCATGAGCTCCCGGACCGCCCGACGGGAATCCTCTACGTCCAGAGGGAATACCGCTTCTCCGCGGTAATTCATTCGCTCCCGAATGCCACGAATGAGGTGCAGCGGCACCAGTGGCTCCGGCCGCGTCGCCGCCGTCAGATCGCGCACCTGATCGAGATCCATGCCTTCGCCGTAACCCCGTCCGCGTGAGATGGCGATGGTCGCTTCAAATCCATGGGTCACCAGCACGCCGACTTTGGGCCCTTTTCGCTCGATCATGGCGTTCGTCCCGAGCGTCGTGGCATAGCGAATCGAATCCGTCTGCTTGAACAGTGACTCCCGTGAAATATCGAGCAGCTTGCATGCAGCCTCGACCGCCTCGTTGAAGCCGTTGGAGAGGTTGTAGTGCGTGGTCAATGCCTTTGTTTCGACAACGCGATCGTTCCAGGCGACCACGCAGTCGGTAAATGTGCCACCGATGTCCACGGCAATTCGGTTCATGTGAGCGATTCTCCTTCGTACCTGCGAGATTCAGTGACTGTGGCCGCAGCCGCCGACGCGCCCGCCCGCGCGCGAATCATCTTCGGGCCCTGCCTCGGGCTCGAGCATCTCGCGGCGTGTCGCCCATTGGGCCTTGAGTGCATCGATATCCAGCTCGATGTCGTGAACAGGTATGTGGCCTGGGACCTGGTACTCGACCTCCACCATCGTTCCGCAGTTGGGGCAGTAGAACTCGTAGATCGTGCAGAACTTCCTGTCCG
This genomic interval from Chrysiogenia bacterium contains the following:
- a CDS encoding hydantoinase/oxoprolinase family protein translates to MNRIAVDIGGTFTDCVVAWNDRVVETKALTTHYNLSNGFNEAVEAACKLLDISRESLFKQTDSIRYATTLGTNAMIERKGPKVGVLVTHGFEATIAISRGRGYGEGMDLDQVRDLTAATRPEPLVPLHLIRGIRERMNYRGEAVFPLDVEDSRRAVRELMDEGVEAIVISLTNSVTNPEHEIRLREIVREDFPGHMLGSIPVILAHQVSGRKGEYVRSTSAIVDAYLHSTMYHAMSALELNLRECGYEKPM
- a CDS encoding acetone carboxylase subunit gamma, whose translation is MKVLVTEYLRIDLDTEKWECRRCSHVIAGARDNYKEGLLIYERDPHEVHKPILDPSKYEFTFAPDRKFCTIYEFYCPNCGTMVEVEYQVPGHIPVHDIELDIDALKAQWATRREMLEPEAGPEDDSRAGGRVGGCGHSH